CATAGCCCCCAAAGGCACCACGgcctccaaaagtgccaccaaagccCCCTGCAACAGCCGGGACTCCTGCCGAGCCGACCACGGCGtgctgagggaaggagctgaggatgggtccGGGCAAGGTGAGCACCGTGGCCGGGGGCTGGATCACCACGGTGGAGTCGGGGCACTGCCGCACGCAGGGCTCGTTGGCGCTGTCagccagcggggccggggcagccacCCCGCACACAGGGGCACACAGGCTGGAGCAGGACATCTTCCACGTAGGCAAGGAGTACTGCAAAGGGCAGGCAGAGTTAGGCAAGGGTCTGGGGAGAGGCTGTATTgatggaggcagggagagagcccCGAGAAGCCTCCAAGAGCACGACTTACCCAGGTGATCTGTTTAGAGACAAGTGGAGGAAGCGGGATAGAGGGCTGCAAAGCCCTCAGCCCTTTTATACCTGTCCCAGACAGCCTGCGGCATCAGGCAGGGTGTGGAGGTGGAAGCCCCAGATATTCATGCAATAAAGCCAGCAGAAATCATGACAAATGTGGAGATGCGAGGCTATTACATCCCTCCCCATTGTGGACACTGAGGTACAAACATTCCCTGGGAAACTGGGAGTTGCTGGAAGGAACAGGGCATGACACTCATCTACATGAAAGACAAGCTGCTGCAAAACTGACCTTGTGGCACCAAGAAACCCCAATGAATTCCTAA
This Anas platyrhynchos isolate ZD024472 breed Pekin duck chromosome 26, IASCAAS_PekinDuck_T2T, whole genome shotgun sequence DNA region includes the following protein-coding sequences:
- the LOC119713885 gene encoding claw keratin-like, translated to MSCSSLCAPVCGVAAPAPLADSANEPCVRQCPDSTVVIQPPATVLTLPGPILSSFPQHAVVGSAGVPAVAGGFGGTFGGRGAFGGYGGLGGYGGLLGSGGLGGYGGLGGYGGLGGYGGYGAFGSCGYGGWRRGLRYLSGNCGPC